Proteins encoded within one genomic window of Glycine soja cultivar W05 chromosome 1, ASM419377v2, whole genome shotgun sequence:
- the LOC114412791 gene encoding uncharacterized protein LOC114412791 isoform X1, whose product MIVIVCKPRKFDREADEWIAREHAKEIANNKNFLLQSMDIVGIRDTEIHNYQINLKGNGSSSITRLTPNTKMGQNSVVLKFVCILLLALISYWLIFIPFYRRQKPEAFLLGSMENEMISDGVLAQDINQASSFWLLREAIELILLRRYYSRSGGFVRDACLWRFYWLRKRKWVIN is encoded by the exons atgaTTGTGATTGTGTGCAAGCCAAGGAAATTTGACCGTGAAGCTGATGAATGGATAGCTAGGGAGCACGCCAAGGAAATTGCTAACAACAAG AACTTCTTATTGCAGTCTATGGACATTGTAGGCATCAGGGATACCGAGATACACAATTATCAGATAAACCTGAAAGGAAATGGTTCCTCTAGCATAACTCGACTAACtccaaacacaaaaatggggcaAAATTCAG TGGTACTGAAGTTTGTATGTATTCTTTTGTTAGCCTTGATCTCTTACTGGCTGATATTCATACCTTTTTACAGAAG GCAAAAGCCTGAAGCATTTCTACTTGGCTCTATGGAGAATGAAATGATATCTGATGGTGTTCTTGCACAAGACATAAACCAAGCATCATCTTTTTGGCTACTACGTGAG GCAATTGAATTAATATTGTTGAGAAGATATTATTCAAGAAGTGGTGGCTTTGTACGAGATGCATGTCTGTGGCGTTTTTACTGGTTGAGGAAACGGAAATGGGTAATCAATTGA
- the LOC114409892 gene encoding GATA transcription factor 9-like encodes MVIANYGFLEHPLCVPQDSLECLGMMNWEGMDSIDSMFSTPWESEKERLEQPEKDKTERKSFTDVSNNQANHMSLLTRLDDESNLAAEKSQTKILKTKNIAARSLSKCKIDFLNSTQSGRDAKIWEKRCGHKDARIWERRCSHCDAIKTPQWRTGPFGRNTLCNACGIRFKAGKLYPEYRPADSPTFDVSKHSNVHKEIMKMRNHLS; translated from the coding sequence ATGGTTATCGCAAATTATGGGTTCCTAGAACACCCACTTTGTGTCCCTCAGGACTCATTAGAATGTTTGGGAATGATGAATTGGGAAGGCATGGATTCAATTGATTCCATGTTTTCTACCCCTTGGGAGAGTGAAAAGGAAAGATTGGAACAACCTGAAAAGGATAAAACGGAGAGGAAATCATTCACTGATGTGTCAAATAACCAAGCTAATCATATGTCTCTATTAACGCGGCTAGACGACGAGTCAAATTTAGCTGCTGAGAAGTCTCAAACTAAGatcttgaaaacaaaaaacatagcGGCTCGATCATTGTCCAAGTGCAAAATTGATTTTCTGAATTCGACACAGAGTGGGAGGGATGCTAAGATCTGGGAGAAAAGATGTGGTCACAAGGATGCTAGGATCTGGGAGAGAAGATGTAGTCATTGTGACGCCATAAAAACTCCTCAATGGAGAACCGGTCCTTTTGGGCGAAATACTCTGTGCAATGCTTGTGGTATACGATTCAAGGCAGGGAAGTTATATCCAGAGTATAGACCTGCAGATAGTCCAACGTTTGATGTAAGCAAgcattcaaatgttcataaagAGATAATGAAAATGAGAAACCACCTTAGTTAA
- the LOC114412791 gene encoding D-2-hydroxyglutarate dehydrogenase, mitochondrial-like isoform X2, which yields MIVIVCKPRKFDREADEWIAREHAKEIANNKNFLLQSMDIVGIRDTEIHNYQINLKGNGSSSITRLTPNTKMGQNSGIRQKPEAFLLGSMENEMISDGVLAQDINQASSFWLLREVHIFHSMIIFFRKKYFISFQN from the exons atgaTTGTGATTGTGTGCAAGCCAAGGAAATTTGACCGTGAAGCTGATGAATGGATAGCTAGGGAGCACGCCAAGGAAATTGCTAACAACAAG AACTTCTTATTGCAGTCTATGGACATTGTAGGCATCAGGGATACCGAGATACACAATTATCAGATAAACCTGAAAGGAAATGGTTCCTCTAGCATAACTCGACTAACtccaaacacaaaaatggggcaAAATTCAGGCAT AAG GCAAAAGCCTGAAGCATTTCTACTTGGCTCTATGGAGAATGAAATGATATCTGATGGTGTTCTTGCACAAGACATAAACCAAGCATCATCTTTTTGGCTACTACGTGAGGTTCACATTTTTCACTCCATGATTatcttttttagaaaaaagtactttatctcttttcaaaattaA
- the LOC114412791 gene encoding uncharacterized protein LOC114412791 isoform X3: protein MIVIVCKPRKFDREADEWIAREHAKEIANNKNFLLQSMDIVGIRDTEIHNYQINLKGNGSSSITRLTPNTKMGQNSGIGTEVCMYSFVSLDLLLADIHTFLQKAKA from the exons atgaTTGTGATTGTGTGCAAGCCAAGGAAATTTGACCGTGAAGCTGATGAATGGATAGCTAGGGAGCACGCCAAGGAAATTGCTAACAACAAG AACTTCTTATTGCAGTCTATGGACATTGTAGGCATCAGGGATACCGAGATACACAATTATCAGATAAACCTGAAAGGAAATGGTTCCTCTAGCATAACTCGACTAACtccaaacacaaaaatggggcaAAATTCAGGCAT TGGTACTGAAGTTTGTATGTATTCTTTTGTTAGCCTTGATCTCTTACTGGCTGATATTCATACCTTTTTACAGAAG GCAAAAGCCTGA